The genomic stretch GGATCGAGGTGATAGGTCACGTCCACCACCTCGGGAAAGGCCTCGCCGACGGCCGCGCTGATTTCCTCGCCGATGTCGTGGGCCCTGGACAGGATCAGGCCTCGGTCGACCACCAGATGATAGTCCACGAACATTGCCCCGCCCTGGTACCTGGTCCGCAATTTGTGAATGTCGTGGACCTCGGGGTGGGCCAGGGCGATGGACCGGATCCGCTCGGAAACCTTGCTCGGAGCCCCGGCCTCGGAGAGTTCCCGCAGGGCCGGAGCCAGGATGTCCCAGGCCGACTTCAGGATGAAAACGGCCACGACAAAGGCCCCTAACGGGTCAAGAAATGTCCAGGATGGAACGAGCATGGCCCCGAGAACGGCCACGACCACGGGGATGGAACTCAAGGCATCGGAGCGGTGGTGCCAGGCGTTGGCCTTCAGCGCCCTGCTTTGGATCTGTCGGCCCCGGATCATGGTCCACCGGAAGAGGATCTCCTTGACCAGGATGGACGCGACGGCCGCGGCCAGGGCCACCGGACCGGGGCCTGATTTCTCCGAAGCCCCCAGACCGCCCAAAGCCTCCCAGGCGATGCCGATGCCCGCCACAGCCAGCATCAGGGCGATGAAGACCGTGACAAAGGTCTCCATCCGGCGATGCCCATAGGGGTGATCCTCGTCGGCCGGCCGGGACCAGAGAAAGGACCCCCCGATGACCGCCGCGTCCGTGACCAAATCCGAAAGGCTGTGCATGCCGTCGGCCAGCACGGCCCGACTGCCGCCCCAATATCCAGCCCCGAGCTTCAGGGAAGCCAGAGCGAGATTCCAGAACAGCCCCCACCAGGTAACCCGGCGGACGATCTGTTCGGGATTCATGGAACTACCGGCCTCAGAACAGGGCCGGGCAATGGGTCACGAAGAGTCGGAGCACGCCCGGGCCGGTGTTGCGCATCGCGTGGCGGACTCCGTGGGGGACCATCAGATAGTCGCCGGCTCCGACGGATTTCCAGGTCCCATTCACATAGGCCTCGCCC from Deltaproteobacteria bacterium encodes the following:
- a CDS encoding cation transporter; its protein translation is MNPEQIVRRVTWWGLFWNLALASLKLGAGYWGGSRAVLADGMHSLSDLVTDAAVIGGSFLWSRPADEDHPYGHRRMETFVTVFIALMLAVAGIGIAWEALGGLGASEKSGPGPVALAAAVASILVKEILFRWTMIRGRQIQSRALKANAWHHRSDALSSIPVVVAVLGAMLVPSWTFLDPLGAFVVAVFILKSAWDILAPALRELSEAGAPSKVSERIRSIALAHPEVHDIHKLRTRYQGGAMFVDYHLVVDRGLILSRAHDIGEEISAAVGEAFPEVVDVTYHLDPDDAED